A genomic segment from Barrientosiimonas humi encodes:
- a CDS encoding alpha-1,2-fucosyltransferase, with translation MPPESGIGVGNMFSFWLWGHYGQATGRDWWVLQTDAMRAWLEVFPRIEPLLLARDELRFSDARECDWSQDFDKFPEQFLPDFVRERLLRSDLPVTREAREDVVTVNVRRGDYYSDPQLRLLYGFDVRGYVRAAMHGARQQQAITRVDVVSDDPGWCAAELGFLAEFGEVTYQRAGDGPVENLAQLASARRLVLTNSTFSYWGAYLSNGVYGDNHALVWAPAFHRRGINGDKAFQLDPRWSVVEGYADLAEADHW, from the coding sequence ATGCCCCCCGAGTCCGGGATCGGCGTCGGCAACATGTTCTCCTTCTGGCTCTGGGGCCACTACGGCCAGGCGACCGGTCGTGACTGGTGGGTCCTGCAGACCGACGCCATGCGTGCGTGGCTCGAGGTGTTCCCGCGCATCGAGCCGCTGCTCCTGGCTCGCGACGAGCTGCGCTTCTCGGACGCGCGAGAGTGCGACTGGTCGCAAGACTTCGACAAGTTCCCCGAGCAGTTCCTCCCGGACTTCGTGCGCGAGCGACTCCTGAGGTCGGACCTCCCGGTCACCCGTGAAGCGCGCGAGGACGTGGTGACGGTCAACGTTCGCCGGGGCGACTACTACTCGGATCCGCAGCTTCGACTGCTCTACGGGTTCGACGTGCGTGGCTACGTGCGCGCGGCCATGCACGGGGCCAGGCAGCAACAGGCGATCACGCGGGTAGATGTCGTCTCCGACGACCCGGGGTGGTGTGCCGCCGAGCTGGGCTTCCTTGCCGAGTTCGGGGAGGTCACTTACCAGCGAGCGGGAGACGGGCCGGTGGAGAATCTGGCACAGCTCGCCTCAGCGCGGCGGCTGGTGCTCACGAACTCGACGTTCTCCTACTGGGGTGCCTACCTCAGCAACGGTGTCTACGGGGACAACCACGCGCTGGTGTGGGCGCCGGCGTTCCACCGTCGAGGGATCAACGGCGACAAGGCTTTTCAGCTCGACCCCCGATGGTCAGTCGTCGAGGGCTACGCGGATCTGGCAGAGGCAGATCACTGGTAG
- a CDS encoding glycosyltransferase family 2 protein produces the protein MAVIIPHFGDPAPTQLLVRQLNDQRGSDCRVIVVDDASPVPFPSGEGFEVVRRQTNGGFGSAVNSGLAVVDEDAVLVLNSDVQVEPHFVSDLLAAADPWWPAVLSVQVRQQRDLCVTRLWPTPRQHVVEWLEPLARFHGRPWLERALGNDVAGWSSPSVAVTDWAVGVCLLMPTDDVQAVGGFDERFFMNSEEIDLQRRLHEERGLPVVVLPSPTLEHEGGGSSDPLRRAGWVVDSRFRYQQKWGSPTALRVGLMAASLVNLGWNGARRLAGRDVQPLSGFRSQRAVIQHGWATRREGESSAEVNANDA, from the coding sequence GTGGCAGTGATCATCCCGCACTTCGGTGACCCTGCCCCGACTCAGCTGCTCGTTCGGCAGCTCAACGACCAAAGGGGCAGCGACTGCCGGGTCATCGTCGTGGACGACGCGTCTCCGGTCCCCTTTCCCAGCGGGGAAGGTTTCGAGGTGGTGCGGCGGCAGACGAACGGTGGGTTCGGGTCTGCGGTGAACTCGGGGCTCGCCGTCGTCGATGAGGACGCGGTGCTGGTGCTCAACAGCGATGTCCAGGTCGAGCCCCACTTCGTCTCCGACCTGCTGGCGGCAGCCGACCCGTGGTGGCCAGCCGTGCTGTCCGTGCAGGTCCGTCAGCAACGTGACTTGTGCGTCACGCGGTTGTGGCCCACGCCGCGCCAGCACGTCGTCGAGTGGCTTGAGCCCCTTGCCCGCTTCCACGGTCGGCCGTGGCTGGAGCGAGCGCTCGGCAACGACGTCGCCGGCTGGTCCTCGCCCTCCGTGGCCGTCACGGACTGGGCGGTCGGGGTGTGCCTGCTGATGCCGACGGATGACGTCCAGGCGGTCGGCGGGTTCGACGAGCGGTTCTTCATGAACAGCGAGGAGATCGACCTGCAGCGGCGTCTCCACGAGGAGCGCGGACTGCCCGTCGTCGTCTTGCCGTCCCCGACGCTCGAGCACGAGGGCGGGGGGTCGTCCGACCCGCTCCGCCGGGCTGGCTGGGTCGTCGACTCCCGGTTCCGCTACCAGCAGAAGTGGGGTTCGCCGACAGCTCTGCGCGTGGGGTTGATGGCGGCGAGTCTGGTCAATCTCGGCTGGAACGGCGCCCGTCGCCTGGCCGGGCGAGATGTCCAGCCGTTGTCGGGGTTCCGCAGCCAGCGGGCGGTCATCCAGCACGGCTGGGCGACACGTCGTGAGGGAGAATCCTCCGCGGAGGTGAACGCGAATGACGCCTAG
- a CDS encoding CgeB family protein — MSRLLVVAPGFHGYGDSIGDALSRRGYDVAVHRYDAVDSRARKAWNKLAFELPAKVRGNGALVQSASYATDRAIARMRQFRPDIVLVVRGDLLTPAFWDEASSGGRKVAVWLYDELRRMTYDPADLAQVARIATYSSGDAEALREKGIPALHVRTGFDDRKVPAATSEADGLVSFVGAPLPNRTAALSAMHQAGLPVHAWGRGWSDHPIDRARTWRLRPNPLPNSRDVPYDQALAIMRDSAATLNVHGDQDGFTMRTYEASAVGGVQLIDRPDVSELYEPGREILVFSGHDELVDVARRVVEHPGEFVELRRRARQRTLAEHTMVQRVKELERLW; from the coding sequence ATGAGCCGGCTGCTCGTGGTCGCGCCCGGGTTCCACGGGTACGGCGACTCCATTGGTGACGCGCTGTCGCGGCGCGGCTACGACGTGGCCGTGCACCGCTACGACGCCGTGGACTCCCGCGCACGCAAGGCCTGGAACAAGCTCGCCTTCGAGCTGCCGGCGAAGGTCCGGGGGAACGGCGCGCTGGTCCAGTCGGCTTCCTACGCCACCGACCGTGCCATCGCGCGGATGCGGCAGTTCCGGCCGGACATCGTGCTGGTCGTCCGGGGCGACCTGCTGACCCCGGCCTTCTGGGACGAGGCCTCGTCCGGCGGGAGGAAGGTCGCGGTCTGGCTCTACGACGAGCTGCGGCGGATGACGTACGACCCCGCCGACCTCGCCCAGGTCGCCCGCATCGCGACCTACAGCAGTGGCGACGCAGAAGCGTTGCGCGAGAAGGGAATCCCCGCGCTGCACGTGCGGACCGGGTTCGACGACCGCAAGGTTCCGGCAGCCACGAGCGAGGCGGACGGGCTGGTCAGCTTCGTCGGTGCGCCGCTGCCGAACCGGACCGCCGCGCTGAGCGCGATGCACCAGGCTGGGCTTCCGGTCCACGCATGGGGCCGCGGGTGGTCGGACCACCCGATCGACCGGGCGCGCACCTGGCGGCTGCGACCGAACCCGTTGCCCAACTCGCGCGACGTCCCCTACGACCAGGCGCTCGCGATCATGCGGGACAGCGCCGCGACGCTGAACGTGCACGGCGACCAGGACGGCTTCACCATGCGCACCTACGAGGCCAGCGCGGTCGGTGGTGTGCAGCTCATCGACCGGCCCGACGTCAGCGAGCTCTACGAGCCCGGGCGGGAGATCCTGGTCTTCTCCGGTCACGACGAACTGGTGGACGTCGCGCGGCGGGTCGTCGAGCATCCCGGCGAGTTCGTCGAGCTGCGACGCCGGGCGCGGCAGCGCACGCTGGCCGAGCACACGATGGTGCAGCGGGTGAAGGAGCTGGAGCGGCTGTGGTGA
- a CDS encoding acyltransferase — translation MSNKLARLLVEKRAGLRYRLAQLGMPVMRAAFGGIGAGTVVVSPLMLMGVERISIGSGVLVRDGAWLATEGAGSSLVIGDGCYIGHRVHLHSIDPVELGRRCVLADNVMVTSTDHERADRHGVHGTGAVTIGDDVFLGQNVVVLGGVQIGDGATVAAGAVVVSDVPAGAVVGGVPAKQLRSRSA, via the coding sequence ATGAGCAACAAGCTCGCCCGGCTCCTGGTCGAGAAGCGCGCCGGCCTGCGCTATCGCCTGGCACAGCTCGGCATGCCCGTCATGCGGGCTGCCTTCGGCGGTATCGGTGCCGGCACCGTCGTGGTCTCACCCCTCATGCTCATGGGGGTCGAGCGCATCAGCATCGGCAGCGGCGTGCTCGTGCGCGACGGTGCGTGGCTCGCCACCGAGGGCGCGGGCAGCAGCCTCGTCATCGGTGACGGCTGCTACATCGGTCACCGCGTGCACCTGCACTCGATCGACCCGGTCGAGCTCGGCCGGCGGTGCGTGCTGGCCGACAACGTCATGGTGACCAGCACCGACCACGAGCGGGCCGACCGGCACGGCGTGCACGGGACCGGGGCCGTCACGATCGGCGACGACGTCTTTCTGGGTCAGAACGTCGTCGTGCTCGGCGGCGTCCAGATCGGTGACGGCGCCACGGTGGCGGCGGGTGCGGTGGTGGTGTCCGACGTGCCGGCAGGAGCCGTCGTCGGCGGTGTCCCGGCCAAGCAGCTGCGGAGCCGGTCGGCATGA
- a CDS encoding zinc ABC transporter permease — MTLATPTQPSGATVATASAKPRWLERSSAYWARVNAIDFALGALLVLNNYTIGPAPFGVVLSGLIIAVAAFRRPTVHVRWGGVLYLLGSAVFGYLILVSIDQGQPWAQRSFRFFLILTVAAVVAQRRIDPMSFFAGAAISPLFNALAFYAGVAPNNYPPYLSGFYNDKNVAGFYYALIGILGLLAVPRRWTVPWLALSSALLFLTGSRTSMMAFALAVAWLLLRNRLGMTFRLAAAAAGVWMAIFIETQFAQIGVFSDRVGTDWYREQIDAATEVKVGYTPPTGLGLNQGFVILQGGRRAFMHDSYAQAFVEGGYVFLYATILAFGVLALGPLSRRVTVPRPLLVAEAATVVILVCGWKLGEVFMTTGAFIVLGLAIGARFGEEPRLADRWWAAP; from the coding sequence GTGACCCTCGCGACGCCGACCCAGCCGAGCGGAGCCACGGTGGCCACCGCGTCGGCCAAGCCTCGGTGGCTGGAGCGAAGCAGCGCCTACTGGGCGCGGGTCAATGCCATCGACTTCGCGCTCGGCGCGTTGCTCGTGCTCAACAACTACACGATCGGTCCGGCCCCGTTCGGCGTCGTGCTCTCCGGACTGATCATCGCGGTGGCCGCGTTCCGGCGACCCACGGTGCACGTGCGGTGGGGAGGTGTGCTCTATCTGCTCGGGTCGGCGGTCTTCGGCTACCTGATCCTGGTGTCCATCGACCAGGGGCAGCCTTGGGCGCAGCGCAGCTTCCGCTTCTTCCTGATCCTGACCGTGGCCGCGGTCGTCGCGCAGCGGCGCATCGACCCGATGTCGTTCTTCGCCGGAGCGGCCATCTCGCCGCTGTTCAACGCCCTCGCCTTCTACGCCGGCGTGGCGCCGAACAACTACCCGCCCTACCTCAGCGGGTTCTACAACGACAAGAACGTCGCCGGCTTCTACTACGCGCTCATCGGGATCCTGGGGCTGCTCGCGGTCCCGCGACGCTGGACGGTCCCGTGGCTGGCCCTGTCGAGCGCCCTGCTGTTCCTCACCGGCTCGCGCACGTCGATGATGGCGTTCGCCCTGGCCGTGGCGTGGCTGCTGCTGCGCAACCGTCTCGGCATGACGTTCCGGCTGGCAGCGGCGGCCGCCGGGGTGTGGATGGCGATCTTCATCGAGACGCAGTTCGCACAGATCGGAGTCTTCTCCGACCGGGTGGGCACCGACTGGTACCGCGAGCAGATCGACGCTGCCACGGAGGTCAAGGTCGGCTACACCCCGCCGACCGGTCTGGGCCTCAACCAGGGGTTCGTCATCCTCCAGGGTGGTCGGCGAGCCTTCATGCACGACTCCTACGCCCAGGCGTTCGTCGAGGGTGGCTACGTCTTCCTCTACGCGACGATCTTGGCGTTCGGCGTCCTGGCGCTGGGGCCCCTCAGCCGGAGGGTGACTGTGCCGAGGCCCCTGCTGGTCGCAGAGGCGGCGACCGTCGTGATCCTCGTGTGCGGGTGGAAGCTCGGTGAGGTGTTCATGACGACGGGCGCCTTCATCGTGCTCGGTCTGGCCATCGGCGCGCGGTTCGGCGAAGAGCCGCGGCTGGCCGATCGATGGTGGGCTGCGCCATGA
- a CDS encoding polysaccharide biosynthesis tyrosine autokinase, whose translation MTILDLIRLLRRSWLSVAVGLMIGLILAAAYTLTRPTTYVAESRGVVVAGSTISVGDTMSGDTVTVSRASMYASLVNTSAVAQRADRTLASQGITRDGTVTATASEGSPFINVTAQAPTARDAQALANATLSALRVEALRLETFGRTQGRETSEEQMRGMTSINVLAYEPAALPSSPVRPGVIRNLILGGLAGAILGGLIAFGRRALDARIRSQEQVELLTGKAVLGVVPETKSLKVRKGQASKRVSGAAGEALRQLRTNLRFVSVDAPPRSVVVTSPAPGDGKSTIAAQLARLMAVAGQPVVLIDCDLRRPTQGDQFNVDSGVGVTQVLAGDVPLEEALVESGTRGLQILPAGRIPPNPSELVGSNAMHRLIERLAADHMVIIDAPPVLAVTDGALLSAAADGTILVTRLGRTHRAALEQSTKLLDQTKARLLGVVLNAASKRSLTDSAYSYTGYTGYYKDYYAAAEPEQQSPERSRADDVEDAEPTSSRAARKRRRSKNTVG comes from the coding sequence GTGACCATCCTCGACCTGATCCGACTGCTGCGCCGATCGTGGCTCAGCGTGGCCGTCGGCCTGATGATCGGCCTCATCCTCGCGGCGGCCTACACGCTCACCCGGCCGACGACGTACGTCGCCGAGTCGCGCGGCGTGGTCGTCGCCGGCAGCACCATCTCGGTCGGCGACACCATGTCCGGTGACACGGTGACCGTCAGCCGCGCATCGATGTACGCCTCGCTGGTCAACACCAGCGCGGTCGCCCAGCGGGCCGACCGCACGCTCGCGTCGCAGGGAATCACCCGTGACGGCACCGTCACAGCCACGGCGTCCGAGGGGTCGCCCTTCATCAACGTGACCGCCCAGGCGCCCACGGCGCGGGACGCACAGGCGCTGGCCAACGCGACGCTCTCCGCCCTCCGCGTGGAGGCGCTCCGGCTCGAGACCTTCGGCCGCACCCAGGGGCGAGAGACGTCCGAGGAGCAGATGCGGGGGATGACCAGCATCAACGTGCTGGCCTACGAACCGGCCGCGCTGCCGTCCTCGCCGGTGCGTCCGGGCGTGATCCGCAACCTCATCCTCGGCGGTCTCGCCGGCGCCATCCTCGGCGGGCTGATCGCGTTCGGTCGCCGCGCGCTGGACGCGCGGATCCGCAGCCAGGAGCAGGTCGAGCTGCTCACCGGCAAGGCGGTGCTCGGTGTCGTCCCCGAGACGAAGTCGCTGAAGGTCCGCAAGGGCCAGGCGTCGAAGCGGGTCAGCGGTGCCGCCGGCGAAGCGCTGCGCCAGCTGCGCACGAACCTGCGCTTCGTCAGCGTCGACGCTCCGCCGCGGTCGGTGGTCGTCACCTCACCGGCCCCGGGCGACGGCAAATCGACCATCGCCGCGCAGCTCGCCCGCCTCATGGCAGTGGCCGGGCAGCCGGTCGTGCTCATCGACTGCGACCTGCGCCGCCCCACCCAGGGCGACCAGTTCAACGTCGACTCCGGGGTGGGCGTCACCCAGGTGCTCGCCGGGGACGTGCCGCTCGAGGAGGCGCTGGTCGAGTCGGGCACCCGCGGCCTGCAGATCCTGCCCGCGGGGCGCATCCCGCCGAACCCGTCCGAGCTCGTGGGCTCCAACGCGATGCACCGGCTCATCGAGCGACTGGCGGCCGACCACATGGTCATCATCGACGCGCCGCCCGTGCTCGCCGTGACCGACGGCGCGCTCCTCAGCGCTGCTGCCGACGGCACGATCCTGGTCACCCGCCTCGGCCGGACGCACCGGGCCGCGCTCGAGCAGAGCACCAAGCTGCTCGACCAGACGAAGGCGCGACTGCTCGGGGTGGTCCTCAACGCGGCCTCGAAGCGGTCGTTGACCGACTCGGCCTACAGCTACACCGGCTACACCGGCTACTACAAGGACTACTACGCCGCCGCCGAGCCCGAGCAGCAGTCGCCCGAGCGGTCTCGCGCCGACGACGTCGAGGACGCCGAGCCGACCAGCAGCCGGGCAGCGCGCAAGCGGCGACGGAGCAAGAACACGGTGGGCTGA
- a CDS encoding PqqD family protein, whose product MTWKTPDDVVWHGDEEVAYAVHADGGPVHVLSTTAYLVWDAALGKHTPDEVVDEVSQALDQAPDLIRADVQTCLTELTAVGLLENTTPGAP is encoded by the coding sequence ATGACCTGGAAGACCCCGGACGACGTCGTCTGGCACGGTGACGAAGAGGTCGCCTACGCGGTCCATGCCGACGGGGGGCCGGTGCACGTGCTGTCGACCACGGCCTACCTCGTGTGGGACGCGGCGCTCGGCAAGCACACGCCCGACGAGGTCGTCGACGAGGTGAGCCAGGCACTCGACCAAGCCCCCGACCTGATCCGCGCCGACGTCCAGACCTGCCTGACCGAGCTCACCGCCGTGGGCCTGCTGGAGAACACCACCCCGGGAGCACCGTGA
- a CDS encoding nucleotidyltransferase family protein codes for MIEDVPVAVRVRLAHGVAQRLADEHGVDLLHLKGPAAHASLRDPGRQSLDADVLVRPEHVDRLLDALLQHGWVRVSGFDEGSAFGHAFNLRHEYLGLLDLHRSWPGFGIDATEAFDRLWRDATRIELAHVPCPVPAVPAQRFILLLHAARSGGMAVEDHTRTWLDASDAERAQVRSLAREFDAEVALAAATGELEQFRHHPDYRLWRHFSERDPNRFHEWAGRFQSARGPVAKARVARAFVSVNPDLLREDLGREPTRADYARANLHRLRTAFSQAGILARRGLKRGRA; via the coding sequence GTGATCGAGGATGTCCCGGTCGCCGTGCGGGTGCGCCTCGCGCACGGGGTCGCCCAGCGTCTCGCCGACGAGCACGGGGTGGACCTGCTGCACCTGAAGGGCCCCGCGGCCCACGCCTCGCTGCGCGACCCGGGACGGCAGAGCCTCGACGCGGACGTGCTGGTGCGCCCCGAGCACGTCGACCGGCTGCTCGACGCACTGCTGCAGCACGGCTGGGTGCGGGTCAGCGGGTTCGACGAGGGGTCGGCCTTCGGTCACGCCTTCAACCTGCGGCACGAATACCTCGGGCTGCTCGACCTCCACCGCAGCTGGCCGGGGTTCGGCATCGACGCCACCGAGGCGTTCGACCGGCTCTGGCGCGACGCGACCCGCATCGAGCTGGCCCACGTGCCCTGCCCCGTGCCCGCCGTGCCGGCGCAACGGTTCATCCTGCTGCTGCACGCGGCCCGCAGCGGCGGCATGGCGGTCGAGGACCACACCCGCACCTGGCTCGACGCGAGCGACGCGGAGCGCGCACAGGTGCGGTCGCTGGCCCGCGAGTTCGACGCCGAGGTGGCGCTCGCCGCGGCCACCGGGGAGCTCGAGCAGTTCCGCCACCACCCCGACTACCGCCTCTGGCGGCACTTCTCCGAGCGCGACCCCAACCGGTTCCACGAGTGGGCGGGCCGGTTCCAGTCCGCGCGCGGGCCGGTCGCCAAGGCGCGGGTGGCGCGCGCGTTCGTCTCGGTCAACCCCGATCTTCTGCGCGAAGACCTGGGCCGCGAGCCCACCCGGGCCGACTACGCCCGGGCCAATCTGCACCGCCTCAGGACAGCGTTCTCGCAGGCCGGTATCCTTGCCCGCCGGGGTCTAAAGAGGGGGAGAGCATGA